One segment of Desulfosudis oleivorans Hxd3 DNA contains the following:
- a CDS encoding heavy-metal-associated domain-containing protein — METTTLNIPNITCGHCVMTISRELGEIEGVARVQGDPEAKTITVDWAPPATLDGIRAVLKEINYPAA; from the coding sequence ATGGAAACAACAACATTAAACATTCCCAATATTACCTGCGGCCACTGCGTGATGACCATCAGCCGTGAGCTGGGTGAGATCGAAGGCGTTGCCCGGGTTCAGGGCGACCCGGAGGCAAAGACCATTACCGTTGACTGGGCCCCGCCCGCCACCCTGGATGGAATAAGGGCCGTGCTGAAAGAGATCAACTACCCGGCCGCGTGA
- a CDS encoding heavy metal translocating P-type ATPase → MTEKTTTLAVTGMTCANCAANIERALNKKTAGVASASVNFATERVAVTYDPDVLSLEGIVAAIEKAGYGALPVTEGEEGDDREQAAREAAIALQTRHLVVGAIFTIPLFVLSMGRDFGLLGAWSHHPLMNWLFLALATPVQFYTGWDYYTGGLKSLKNRSANMDVLVAMGSSVAYFYSTALLIFPVLGDHVYFETAAVIITLIKLGKLLEVRTKGRTSGAIKKLIGLRPRTAIVLKNGVETPVDIGDVVVGDLVVVRPGERIPADGVVRDGRSSVDESMLTGEPIPVEKAPGNKVVGGTINNDGVLHFEATAVGSRTVLAQIIRVVQEAQAGRAPIQAMADRVAAVFVPAVIGIAFVTFGVWWATTGEFVPAMIRLVAVLVIACPCALGLATPTAIMAGTGRAAETGILFRRGEAIETSARLDTVVLDKTGTLTEGRPVVVDVLFNKTCCDTENRFLALAAAVETGSEHPVGKAVVSAARDRFLELPEMKDFQSVSGMGVSARVEGRNVKVGKPGWFEGLGMDLGGLKSDMEKLRSQGKTVMAVFIDDRPMGLIGVADRLKTESAGAVQQLKEMGMHVVMLTGDNRETAEKIAAQAGIDQVMADVKPEEKATAIADLQKKGSRVAMVGDGINDAPALAKADVGIAIGTGTDVAIETADIVLSSGNLEGVGRALSIGRQTLRTIRQNLFWAFGYNVILIPVAAGVLYPFESLPGLLRQLHPMLAALAMAASSISVVSNSLRLYKQRMRM, encoded by the coding sequence ATGACCGAAAAAACCACCACCCTTGCCGTCACCGGCATGACCTGCGCCAACTGCGCGGCCAACATTGAACGGGCCTTGAACAAAAAGACCGCCGGCGTGGCCAGCGCGTCGGTGAATTTTGCCACCGAGCGGGTTGCGGTGACCTACGATCCGGACGTCCTTTCTCTGGAGGGAATTGTGGCCGCCATCGAAAAGGCCGGCTACGGGGCCCTGCCGGTCACCGAAGGCGAGGAGGGAGACGACCGGGAACAGGCGGCACGGGAGGCGGCCATCGCACTTCAGACCCGGCACCTGGTGGTGGGCGCGATTTTCACCATCCCTCTGTTTGTGCTTTCCATGGGCCGGGATTTCGGCCTGCTGGGCGCCTGGAGCCACCATCCCCTGATGAACTGGCTCTTTCTGGCCCTGGCCACGCCGGTCCAGTTTTACACCGGGTGGGATTATTACACCGGCGGGCTGAAAAGCCTGAAGAACAGAAGCGCCAACATGGATGTGCTGGTGGCCATGGGATCGTCGGTGGCCTATTTTTATTCCACAGCACTGCTTATTTTTCCGGTACTGGGGGACCATGTCTATTTTGAAACCGCGGCCGTGATTATCACCCTGATCAAACTGGGAAAACTGCTGGAGGTCCGGACCAAGGGCCGCACCAGCGGCGCCATTAAAAAACTGATCGGCCTGCGGCCCAGAACCGCCATTGTGCTCAAAAACGGGGTCGAAACCCCTGTTGATATCGGGGACGTGGTCGTCGGAGACCTGGTGGTGGTGCGGCCGGGCGAACGCATTCCGGCCGACGGCGTGGTCAGGGATGGACGATCTTCGGTGGACGAGTCCATGCTCACCGGCGAACCCATTCCCGTGGAAAAAGCGCCGGGCAACAAGGTGGTGGGCGGCACCATCAACAACGACGGTGTGCTTCACTTTGAGGCAACAGCCGTGGGAAGCCGGACCGTGCTGGCCCAGATCATTCGCGTGGTCCAGGAGGCCCAGGCCGGACGGGCCCCCATTCAGGCCATGGCCGACCGGGTGGCGGCGGTGTTTGTGCCGGCGGTAATAGGGATCGCGTTTGTGACCTTTGGCGTCTGGTGGGCCACGACAGGCGAGTTCGTGCCTGCCATGATCCGGCTGGTGGCGGTGCTGGTGATTGCCTGCCCCTGCGCCCTGGGTCTTGCCACGCCCACGGCCATCATGGCCGGCACCGGCCGGGCCGCGGAAACCGGCATTCTCTTTCGCCGGGGCGAGGCCATTGAAACATCGGCACGCCTCGACACCGTGGTGCTGGACAAGACCGGCACCCTGACCGAAGGCCGGCCCGTGGTGGTGGACGTCCTTTTCAACAAGACCTGTTGCGATACCGAAAACCGGTTTCTTGCCTTGGCCGCGGCCGTGGAGACCGGGTCAGAACATCCGGTGGGAAAGGCCGTGGTCTCCGCGGCCCGGGACCGGTTTCTGGAGTTGCCGGAAATGAAGGACTTTCAGTCGGTCAGCGGCATGGGGGTGTCTGCCCGGGTGGAGGGCCGGAACGTGAAGGTGGGCAAGCCCGGGTGGTTTGAAGGCCTGGGTATGGACCTGGGTGGCCTTAAATCCGACATGGAAAAATTAAGGTCACAGGGCAAGACCGTGATGGCGGTGTTTATTGATGACCGTCCCATGGGGCTGATCGGCGTGGCCGACAGACTCAAAACTGAATCGGCCGGCGCGGTGCAGCAGCTTAAGGAGATGGGCATGCACGTGGTGATGCTCACCGGCGACAACCGGGAAACCGCTGAAAAAATCGCGGCTCAGGCCGGCATTGATCAGGTGATGGCCGACGTAAAACCTGAAGAAAAAGCAACGGCCATTGCAGACCTTCAGAAGAAAGGAAGCCGCGTGGCCATGGTGGGGGACGGCATCAATGACGCGCCGGCACTGGCAAAAGCGGATGTGGGCATTGCCATCGGCACCGGCACGGACGTGGCCATTGAAACCGCCGATATTGTTCTTTCCTCCGGCAACCTGGAGGGGGTGGGCCGGGCCCTGTCCATTGGCCGGCAGACCCTGCGCACCATCCGGCAGAACCTGTTCTGGGCCTTTGGCTACAACGTGATCCTGATTCCCGTGGCTGCCGGCGTGCTGTATCCCTTTGAATCCCTTCCCGGTCTGCTGCGGCAGCTGCATCCCATGCTGGCGGCCCTGGCCATGGCGGCCAGCAGTATCTCCGTGGTCTCCAACAGCCTGCGGCTTTATAAACAGCGGATGCGGATGTAG
- a CDS encoding Crp/Fnr family transcriptional regulator — MDDGRNEKNSEERLKMENEDLGRPDPELELAPEDIVPVANESAGPSETTDGFLLDQSDFIGMDGTPDPPSLFDGPVPASGGSKTENDGPAHIIDQSDLITMEEKEDHSSLPGGFATRSFEPGDVIFREGDPGDAAYLILSGLVKITRQQKKTRLVLNQLGADQIFGEMAMITGEPRTATATALEPTEVFVITEERLNENLSQHLAIVKNLIDQLIERMKQLLQHQSAMMEKMARSAAGAKRMEKLKALAAQYEKTVPPEKLDKGLKALLKMVQEI, encoded by the coding sequence ATGGACGATGGTCGCAACGAAAAAAATTCAGAAGAACGCTTGAAAATGGAAAACGAGGACCTGGGCCGGCCTGATCCTGAGCTGGAGCTTGCTCCGGAGGACATTGTGCCTGTTGCGAATGAAAGCGCGGGGCCGTCCGAAACGACGGATGGTTTTCTGTTGGACCAGTCCGATTTTATCGGTATGGACGGCACCCCGGACCCGCCATCCCTGTTTGACGGTCCCGTACCGGCGTCTGGCGGCAGCAAAACCGAAAATGATGGGCCCGCGCATATCATTGACCAGTCCGACCTGATCACTATGGAGGAAAAAGAGGACCATTCCTCCCTGCCCGGCGGGTTTGCCACCCGATCATTTGAGCCGGGTGATGTGATTTTCAGGGAAGGCGACCCCGGCGACGCGGCCTACCTTATTCTAAGCGGACTGGTAAAAATCACCCGGCAGCAAAAAAAAACGCGACTGGTGCTCAACCAGTTGGGCGCGGACCAGATTTTCGGAGAGATGGCAATGATTACCGGCGAGCCCAGGACAGCCACGGCAACCGCCCTGGAGCCTACCGAAGTCTTCGTGATTACAGAAGAGCGGTTGAACGAAAACTTAAGTCAACATCTGGCCATTGTAAAAAACCTGATTGACCAGTTGATTGAGCGGATGAAACAGTTGCTCCAGCACCAGTCAGCCATGATGGAAAAAATGGCCCGGTCCGCTGCCGGGGCAAAACGGATGGAAAAGCTCAAGGCCCTGGCCGCACAGTATGAAAAGACGGTGCCGCCGGAAAAGCTGGACAAGGGGCTAAAGGCTCTGCTGAAAATGGTTCAGGAGATCTGA
- a CDS encoding DUF6909 family protein: protein MENLTKSQKARNAVRAIKTIIDALALRGYYKPLGDSGRTLTEALRILSPEIYGSMTDPRIIELKGLEYVLDRLPMGVEVCNRIILTAQEEFVDTSFELIVPPKRRRACYRIGDKEMCFVITRGYSEIYDLLTHITFLNNEAEKLFRQMHDRNGEITLEWKRLEATVAENRDLSPADLDKALWNLSIILGRTMHETKETHEYLERYATADRKLVFFNIVLSLGRRVAEEQSSQEDELLVTFTPSLQEILGNQIYSRKWAGDIKRRLIELGFETRPLHIISANLHSIRNLIYGYAALCGTSSDRQCMNVFEHIAASRDDNPRIREFALSRGFYELPDQSGTHIDCQIIDTAKIGDLTFHPDLHFNTQWPDGRAPVIFVMDYAFGIQAFETMDELLEPYEERGREVRFDIRSISVMGKAGTLNGKKGDIMLATAHVMEGTSGNYIFENDLTREDFKSDIPVDVGPMVTVVGTSLQNRDLLQRFQSSSWKAVGLEMEGSHYQKAIGSAMIREHIPRTVKVRYAYYASDNPLESGQTLASGSMGKEGIKPTYLITQIILEKILNPDMS from the coding sequence ATGGAGAACCTGACCAAGTCACAAAAAGCCCGCAACGCGGTCCGGGCCATAAAAACCATCATTGATGCCCTGGCCCTTCGGGGCTATTACAAGCCCCTGGGCGATTCGGGCCGGACCCTGACCGAAGCGCTGCGTATACTGAGCCCGGAAATTTACGGCTCCATGACCGATCCCCGGATCATCGAACTAAAAGGCCTGGAATATGTGCTCGACCGACTGCCCATGGGCGTGGAGGTGTGCAACCGCATTATTCTCACGGCCCAGGAGGAGTTCGTTGACACCTCCTTTGAGTTGATTGTGCCGCCCAAGCGACGGCGGGCCTGCTACCGCATCGGTGACAAGGAGATGTGTTTTGTCATCACCCGTGGCTACAGCGAAATCTACGATCTTCTAACCCACATCACTTTTTTAAACAACGAGGCGGAAAAACTTTTCCGGCAAATGCACGACCGCAATGGGGAGATCACTCTGGAGTGGAAGCGGCTGGAAGCAACGGTTGCCGAAAATCGCGATCTTTCCCCGGCGGATCTGGACAAGGCCCTGTGGAACCTCAGCATTATTCTGGGCCGAACCATGCATGAAACCAAGGAGACACATGAATACCTGGAACGCTATGCCACGGCAGACAGGAAGCTGGTCTTTTTCAACATCGTGCTGAGCCTGGGCAGAAGGGTGGCCGAGGAGCAGTCATCCCAGGAAGACGAACTGCTGGTCACCTTTACTCCGTCGCTTCAGGAGATTCTGGGCAACCAGATTTACAGCCGCAAATGGGCCGGCGACATCAAGCGCCGGTTGATCGAACTGGGTTTTGAAACACGGCCCCTTCACATTATCAGCGCCAACCTGCACAGCATTCGCAACCTGATTTACGGGTACGCGGCCCTGTGCGGCACATCTTCGGATCGCCAGTGCATGAACGTGTTCGAACACATTGCAGCATCAAGGGACGACAACCCCAGGATCAGGGAGTTTGCCCTGTCCCGCGGGTTTTACGAGCTGCCCGACCAGTCCGGCACCCATATCGACTGCCAGATCATCGACACCGCCAAAATCGGCGACCTGACCTTTCACCCGGATCTGCACTTTAATACCCAATGGCCGGACGGCCGGGCCCCGGTGATCTTTGTAATGGATTACGCCTTCGGCATTCAGGCCTTTGAAACCATGGACGAACTGCTGGAACCTTATGAGGAGAGGGGCCGCGAGGTCCGGTTCGACATCCGGTCCATCTCGGTCATGGGCAAGGCCGGTACCCTCAACGGCAAAAAAGGCGACATCATGCTGGCCACGGCCCATGTCATGGAGGGCACCTCCGGCAACTATATTTTTGAAAACGATTTGACCCGGGAAGACTTTAAATCCGATATTCCCGTTGACGTGGGCCCCATGGTCACGGTGGTGGGCACCAGCCTTCAGAACAGGGACCTGCTGCAGCGGTTCCAGTCTTCCTCATGGAAAGCCGTGGGCCTTGAGATGGAGGGCAGCCACTACCAGAAGGCCATCGGCTCGGCCATGATTCGCGAGCACATTCCGCGCACCGTCAAGGTGCGGTACGCCTATTACGCGTCGGACAATCCATTGGAAAGCGGCCAGACCCTGGCCTCGGGAAGCATGGGGAAAGAGGGCATCAAGCCCACCTACCTGATCACCCAGATTATCCTGGAAAAGATCCTCAATCCGGATATGTCATGA
- a CDS encoding lysophospholipid acyltransferase family protein, which yields MTPVLNAFKIVWLFFWLIFFTLLLFIPIITAAMLGKTGNTAFSITRLWAMGILAVTGTRTTARGKENIDKSRSYIIISNHQSHFDILAIVVRLGLQYRWIIKKEIRKVPLFGYALHASRNIFIDRSNRQSAISSINDGVDRLPPGVGVLFFAEGTRSPDGAIQEFKKGGFVTAVEKGLPILPVTVNGSRKVLPKHRLVYRSGKIEVVVAKPIETTDYTPETIDALIKKTRDTIISNFDPGYPRKSG from the coding sequence ATGACGCCTGTGCTCAACGCCTTTAAAATCGTATGGCTGTTCTTCTGGCTTATCTTCTTCACGCTGCTGCTCTTCATTCCGATAATTACGGCCGCCATGCTGGGGAAAACCGGCAACACAGCCTTTTCCATCACCCGGCTGTGGGCCATGGGCATTCTGGCGGTGACCGGCACGCGCACCACCGCGCGGGGAAAGGAAAACATCGACAAAAGTCGTTCTTATATTATCATCTCAAACCATCAGTCCCATTTCGATATTCTGGCCATTGTGGTACGGCTGGGCCTTCAGTACCGGTGGATCATCAAAAAGGAGATTCGCAAAGTCCCGCTGTTCGGCTACGCCCTTCATGCCTCCCGGAATATTTTTATCGACCGGTCCAACAGGCAAAGCGCCATTTCCTCCATCAATGACGGGGTGGACCGCCTGCCGCCGGGAGTGGGCGTGCTCTTTTTTGCCGAAGGCACCCGGTCTCCGGACGGCGCCATTCAGGAATTTAAAAAAGGGGGGTTTGTCACGGCGGTGGAAAAGGGGCTGCCCATTCTGCCGGTGACGGTCAACGGCAGCCGAAAGGTGCTGCCCAAGCACCGGCTGGTCTACCGGTCCGGCAAAATCGAGGTGGTTGTGGCAAAGCCTATTGAAACCACGGACTACACACCGGAAACCATCGACGCGCTGATCAAAAAAACCCGGGATACGATTATCTCCAATTTTGACCCGGGCTATCCGCGAAAAAGCGGATAA
- the nfo gene encoding deoxyribonuclease IV, with protein MKYVGAHVSAAGGVENAPLAAARIRARAFALFTKNQRQWRAAPLKEESITAFKRNCADHGYRPDHILPHDSYLINLGHPEADNLKKSRTAFFDEMKRCEQLGLKFLNFHPGSHLGKISEDACLSRIAESVNMALDRTASVCAVIENTAGQGTNLGHRFEHLARVIDQVEDKTRVGVCLDTCHTFAAGYDLRTASTYEATLKAFDRVVGLKYLRAVHLNDSIKGLASRVDRHQSLGQGALGLDVFRRIMNDRRFENMPLILETKDATIWEQEIKLLYGMIKGAK; from the coding sequence GTGAAATATGTGGGCGCCCACGTCAGTGCCGCGGGCGGAGTTGAAAACGCCCCCCTTGCCGCGGCCCGGATCAGGGCCAGGGCCTTTGCCCTGTTTACCAAAAACCAGCGCCAGTGGCGGGCCGCCCCTCTTAAAGAAGAGAGTATTACCGCGTTCAAACGCAACTGCGCCGACCACGGCTACCGTCCGGATCACATCCTGCCCCACGACAGCTACCTTATAAACCTGGGCCACCCCGAGGCCGATAACCTTAAAAAATCGCGAACCGCCTTTTTTGATGAAATGAAGCGGTGCGAGCAACTGGGCCTGAAGTTTTTAAATTTTCATCCCGGCAGCCACCTGGGAAAAATTTCCGAAGACGCCTGTCTTTCCCGTATCGCCGAATCCGTCAACATGGCCCTGGACCGGACAGCCAGCGTGTGCGCGGTCATTGAAAACACCGCCGGCCAGGGCACCAACCTGGGCCACCGGTTCGAGCACCTGGCCCGCGTCATCGATCAGGTAGAAGACAAGACCCGGGTTGGCGTGTGCCTGGACACCTGCCACACCTTTGCCGCCGGCTACGACCTGCGCACGGCGTCCACCTATGAGGCCACACTGAAGGCCTTTGACCGGGTGGTGGGGCTTAAATACCTGCGGGCCGTTCACCTGAACGACTCCATAAAAGGTTTGGCCTCCCGGGTGGACCGACACCAGAGCCTGGGGCAGGGCGCCTTAGGGCTTGACGTGTTTCGCCGGATCATGAACGACAGACGGTTTGAGAACATGCCCCTGATCCTGGAGACAAAAGACGCCACCATCTGGGAACAGGAGATCAAGTTGCTTTACGGTATGATAAAAGGGGCGAAATAG
- a CDS encoding right-handed parallel beta-helix repeat-containing protein — protein MKTLRTLLAVVWLSVVMAVLFTGSAFADVLYVDADATGKNNGASWENAYTFLDPALEAAVAGDEIWVAAGTYKPSAHPNIADDEMDPEEDARRYNHFSLKNNVALYGGFAGGEKTLDERDWEKNETILSGETDGQNSLHNCFHVFYHPERLHLNKTAVLDGFRVTGGFAYTSYTSDPKNHNSGGGMYNHASSPKITNCVFTMNHAYYGGAVCNQSSSPIFLKCTFYENIAIFWGGAMDNEEASPILDACIFERNVAGEMISDIPYIPMGSGGGLCNNENSSPRIINCIFTGNWAAYSGGGIANNKSSPQLVNCIFNHDRTRPFFIILPSYGPGGGAIANWMGSNPVFTNCTVGCSSEMFNFIGSSPTLVNCIFWSGITNDDDSTALISYSNIQGAFDDNGVWDDSFGVDKGGNIAEAPLFVQPPDPGPDEAWHTEDDDLGDLHLQADSPCVDAGDNEAPGLVSTDLDGNPRIVNRTVDMGAYESGAAAVAAGGGGGGGCFLSALQDG, from the coding sequence ATGAAAACGCTCCGCACGCTGCTTGCTGTTGTCTGGTTGTCTGTTGTAATGGCTGTGCTGTTTACAGGAAGTGCTTTTGCTGATGTTCTTTACGTGGATGCCGATGCCACAGGAAAAAATAACGGCGCCTCGTGGGAGAATGCATACACCTTCCTGGACCCGGCCCTGGAAGCCGCCGTCGCCGGTGATGAAATCTGGGTGGCGGCCGGCACCTATAAACCCTCGGCCCATCCCAATATCGCCGATGACGAAATGGACCCGGAGGAAGATGCGCGCCGTTACAACCATTTTTCTTTGAAAAACAACGTGGCCCTTTACGGCGGGTTTGCCGGGGGTGAGAAGACTTTGGATGAGCGGGACTGGGAGAAGAATGAGACCATATTGAGTGGTGAAACCGATGGGCAGAACTCATTACATAACTGTTTCCATGTGTTTTACCATCCTGAAAGACTTCACTTGAATAAAACAGCCGTCCTGGATGGTTTTCGGGTTACCGGAGGATTTGCATACACATCATATACATCAGATCCTAAGAATCACAACTCTGGCGGCGGTATGTACAATCATGCATCATCACCAAAAATAACAAACTGCGTATTTACAATGAATCATGCATACTATGGTGGTGCTGTATGCAACCAGTCGTCTTCTCCCATTTTTTTAAAATGCACATTTTATGAGAATATTGCTATTTTCTGGGGTGGCGCGATGGATAATGAGGAAGCCTCTCCGATTTTGGATGCTTGTATTTTTGAACGTAATGTTGCCGGAGAAATGATTAGCGATATCCCTTATATACCCATGGGTTCCGGTGGCGGTCTGTGTAATAACGAAAATTCTTCTCCGCGAATTATCAATTGCATTTTTACAGGTAATTGGGCGGCTTATTCTGGTGGAGGGATTGCAAACAATAAAAGTTCGCCGCAACTGGTGAACTGTATTTTTAACCACGACAGAACAAGACCTTTTTTTATTATACTTCCTTCATATGGCCCTGGCGGGGGAGCAATAGCTAATTGGATGGGTTCCAATCCTGTTTTTACGAACTGTACAGTGGGTTGTTCTAGTGAAATGTTTAACTTTATTGGATCATCGCCGACACTGGTGAATTGTATATTCTGGTCAGGGATAACTAATGACGATGACTCCACTGCCCTGATAAGTTACTCCAATATCCAGGGCGCGTTTGACGACAATGGCGTCTGGGACGATTCCTTTGGCGTTGATAAGGGTGGTAATATCGCTGAAGCCCCTCTGTTTGTCCAGCCCCCTGATCCAGGACCGGACGAAGCGTGGCACACAGAGGATGATGATCTGGGTGATCTTCACCTTCAGGCCGATTCTCCCTGCGTGGACGCGGGGGATAACGAGGCACCGGGGCTTGTATCGACTGATCTGGACGGCAATCCCCGCATCGTCAACAGGACCGTTGACATGGGCGCCTATGAGTCTGGTGCCGCCGCCGTTGCCGCAGGTGGTGGTGGCGGGGGAGGGTGTTTTCTCTCCGCGTTGCAGGACGGATAA